One Brevibacillus choshinensis genomic window carries:
- a CDS encoding efflux RND transporter permease subunit: MIEYIVRKRKITLLFFVMIVLVGLLSFFQLPKQESPDIIINMATVTTIYPGASPEKVEQTVTKKLEEKINELQGLNYISSTSTLGVSSIVLETKSGVDPKQKWDELRKKVKDAEADLPADAKQPIINDDLNRTFVQTFAVTADSTEQLYSLRTLMKSWKEQLRTIPNVADVTVEGLPEQEVHIEVDTQKLSQYGLTWGQVLMAVKKENEKIPLGDLTTDKRTYQLKLAETADVEELNQVIISRSQQGYPIYLKDIGTVKLTTETVKAMSYYNGKPSLSVSVNAETGSDVPSLQKRVDEMMVTLSKSLPVWAEKHSIYSQNERVDELFSDLTREMLIAIVAVLLVCTLGLNLITSFVVALAIPISLAVGLLFLPTLGISLNMISIVSLIIVLGILVDDAVVVNDNIERRLSVLGEKPLKAAVNGANEVSISIVTATLATIASFAPLMFLSGNAGQFIRPVPVIISLTMVASMIMSLTIIPIFRQWYEQRRKAGAEGYRKPAGLLGKQLNQLTKWYASKLMPKILRRPLLAGMIGVLIGTAAYGLIPMTPVQLFPNDDRPQFLVNIRVPVGSSVYETDRVVRGVSDWILKQPAIESVASYAGGSAPKMFGGDTGAGSGITVGQLVVRFDEKKAKIEDMMEPWAEEFKKMYPDATILPTQLEAGPPVGKPVVIRIYGEDIETLRSLSAQVKDLVANVSGTYDVQDNFGVERYTLEFVINKELMEQKLVNYTDLSQTLRLVSEGITVSEFDSGTDLIDIKLFLQKGQEEPAQLFQRLSIANARGELIPLSQLAEVKPTFSTQAIPHRDLSRTVTISSDLKGRTATEVMTEIGAKLGGISLPEGYRFEIGGETSEQTDIFIDMGKLSILVVFLILILIAMQFYSLTIPVLVMSTVYLAVAGSLIGLFVTQTPLGFMTMMGVISLSGIVVRNGIVFIEFIEEARHAGVELKQAVIQAGEARLRPILLTSMTAVAGLMPLAISGDVLFKPLAVTIISGLLFSTLLTLIVVPSFYTVLTQRKMKKLARKAAKRPDLYGPEAELN, encoded by the coding sequence GTGATCGAGTACATCGTGCGCAAGCGCAAAATTACGCTTTTGTTTTTCGTAATGATCGTGCTTGTCGGACTTCTTAGCTTCTTTCAGCTGCCAAAGCAGGAGTCGCCTGACATCATTATCAACATGGCTACGGTCACGACGATTTACCCGGGGGCTTCTCCAGAAAAAGTAGAGCAGACGGTTACGAAAAAGCTGGAAGAAAAAATCAACGAGCTGCAGGGCCTTAATTATATCTCCTCTACGTCCACGCTGGGTGTTTCCTCGATTGTGCTGGAAACGAAGAGCGGCGTGGACCCGAAGCAGAAATGGGATGAGCTGCGGAAAAAGGTGAAGGACGCGGAGGCAGATCTGCCAGCTGATGCGAAGCAGCCCATCATCAATGACGATTTGAACCGGACGTTCGTTCAGACGTTTGCGGTTACGGCGGATTCCACCGAGCAACTGTACAGCCTGCGCACCTTGATGAAGTCCTGGAAAGAGCAGCTGCGCACGATCCCCAACGTCGCTGATGTGACGGTAGAGGGGCTGCCCGAGCAGGAAGTGCACATCGAGGTCGATACGCAAAAACTGAGCCAATATGGACTCACCTGGGGTCAGGTGTTGATGGCGGTCAAAAAGGAAAATGAAAAAATTCCATTGGGTGACCTGACCACTGACAAGCGTACCTACCAGCTCAAATTGGCAGAGACAGCCGATGTAGAAGAGCTGAATCAGGTGATTATCAGCCGTTCTCAGCAAGGGTATCCGATCTACCTGAAGGATATTGGAACAGTGAAGCTGACGACCGAGACTGTCAAGGCGATGTCCTACTACAACGGAAAGCCGTCACTGTCCGTCAGTGTCAACGCGGAGACGGGAAGCGATGTTCCCTCCCTGCAAAAGCGCGTGGATGAAATGATGGTCACACTCTCCAAGTCTCTCCCGGTCTGGGCTGAAAAGCATTCCATTTACAGTCAGAATGAACGGGTTGATGAGCTGTTCTCTGATCTGACGCGAGAAATGTTGATCGCGATCGTGGCGGTTTTACTGGTATGTACACTCGGTTTGAACCTGATTACCTCCTTTGTGGTGGCTCTGGCCATACCGATCTCGTTGGCAGTCGGACTCCTGTTCCTGCCGACATTGGGGATCTCCCTGAATATGATCTCTATCGTTTCTTTGATTATCGTGTTGGGGATTCTCGTAGACGATGCAGTCGTGGTCAATGACAATATCGAGCGCCGCCTCTCCGTCTTGGGTGAAAAGCCATTGAAAGCTGCAGTCAATGGCGCGAACGAAGTGTCCATTTCCATTGTCACCGCGACGCTGGCGACGATTGCTTCCTTTGCTCCGCTCATGTTCTTGAGCGGGAATGCCGGGCAGTTCATCCGACCGGTTCCGGTTATTATTTCCCTCACCATGGTGGCGTCGATGATCATGTCGCTCACGATCATTCCGATTTTCCGCCAATGGTACGAACAGCGACGGAAAGCAGGTGCAGAAGGCTACCGAAAGCCTGCAGGCCTTTTAGGAAAACAATTGAACCAACTGACAAAATGGTATGCCAGCAAGCTGATGCCGAAGATTTTACGACGTCCGCTGCTGGCAGGCATGATCGGCGTCTTGATAGGGACGGCGGCATACGGTTTGATTCCGATGACACCAGTGCAGCTGTTTCCCAATGACGACCGTCCGCAGTTCCTGGTCAATATTCGCGTACCGGTGGGCAGCAGTGTCTACGAGACCGACCGGGTCGTTCGCGGTGTTTCCGATTGGATTTTAAAACAGCCGGCGATCGAATCCGTCGCATCCTACGCAGGTGGCAGTGCTCCCAAGATGTTCGGTGGAGATACGGGCGCGGGCAGCGGGATCACGGTCGGGCAGCTGGTTGTCCGCTTCGACGAGAAGAAGGCGAAAATCGAGGACATGATGGAGCCGTGGGCAGAGGAATTCAAAAAGATGTATCCGGATGCGACGATTCTCCCGACGCAGCTTGAGGCCGGACCGCCAGTCGGCAAGCCGGTCGTGATTCGCATCTACGGAGAAGACATCGAAACGCTCCGCTCGCTGTCCGCACAAGTGAAGGATCTGGTTGCCAATGTTTCGGGCACATACGATGTACAGGACAATTTCGGCGTGGAACGGTATACGCTGGAATTCGTCATCAACAAAGAGCTCATGGAGCAGAAGCTGGTCAACTACACGGATCTGTCCCAGACGCTGCGCCTCGTCAGCGAAGGGATTACGGTCAGCGAGTTTGATTCAGGTACCGATTTGATCGACATCAAGCTGTTCCTGCAAAAAGGGCAGGAGGAGCCGGCCCAGCTGTTCCAGCGGCTCAGCATTGCCAACGCAAGAGGCGAGCTCATCCCGCTTTCCCAGCTGGCTGAGGTCAAGCCGACATTTAGCACGCAAGCGATTCCGCACCGGGATTTGTCGCGTACTGTGACGATTTCCAGTGACCTGAAGGGGCGGACCGCTACGGAGGTAATGACCGAGATCGGTGCCAAGCTGGGCGGCATCTCCTTGCCGGAAGGATACCGTTTCGAAATTGGCGGGGAGACTTCTGAGCAGACCGACATCTTTATTGATATGGGCAAATTGTCCATTCTGGTAGTCTTCCTGATTTTGATCCTGATCGCCATGCAGTTCTATTCGCTCACCATTCCGGTGCTGGTCATGAGCACGGTCTATCTCGCAGTGGCGGGAAGCCTCATCGGGCTGTTTGTGACGCAGACACCGCTCGGATTCATGACCATGATGGGGGTAATTTCCCTCTCCGGTATCGTCGTGCGAAACGGCATCGTGTTCATCGAGTTTATCGAAGAAGCACGTCATGCAGGAGTGGAATTGAAGCAGGCGGTGATTCAGGCAGGGGAGGCTCGTTTGCGGCCCATTCTGTTGACGTCGATGACCGCTGTGGCCGGTTTGATGCCTCTCGCTATTTCGGGAGATGTGCTGTTTAAACCTCTTGCGGTTACGATTATCTCGGGGCTGCTGTTCTCGACCCTATTGACTCTCATCGTCGTTCCTTCCTTTTACACCGTATTGACCCAGCGCAAAATGAAAAAGCTGGCGAGGAAGGCGGCAAAGCGCCCCGATTTGTACGGACCGGAGGCAGAACTGAACTAA
- a CDS encoding efflux RND transporter periplasmic adaptor subunit codes for MKKKWLVSAMMVCLLATTACSEKEQAAAPVKEVKQVVMETVKQEQATFVSELSGTLQPLEEAVVSFEVGGRVVELSRNEGDSVKAGDVLARVNAQDYALQVASSNAAVQQTAATMTKVNNGAREQEVIQARLMVEKATTAFKKVQDDFKRVEQLYQEKAISKSEFENAQNGLTLAEKDLQNAQQSYSLVMQGARAEDRDLSRASYNQAVVAKEVAATTLAKAQLRAPISGTIMAKLSSTGTLVSPGTPVYQVGNIDVLKVVLPVPDREISSWKEGETLSLELYGQKRDAKVVKIFPGTNQSTGTIGVEVQLANPKHDWFAGQVVKATKTMKGQEGIYVPVEAVLSRGVNDAHVFVNAGGKAVKAAVTIGQLTNDRLEIKSGLKVGDELIVKGVDRLFDGDPIEAAGGTKP; via the coding sequence ATGAAAAAGAAATGGCTTGTTTCTGCAATGATGGTATGTTTATTGGCAACGACGGCTTGCAGTGAAAAAGAGCAGGCAGCAGCGCCAGTGAAGGAAGTAAAGCAGGTTGTAATGGAAACGGTGAAGCAGGAGCAAGCCACATTTGTGTCGGAGCTTTCTGGCACGCTGCAGCCGTTGGAGGAAGCGGTCGTCTCCTTTGAAGTAGGGGGGCGTGTCGTGGAGCTGAGCCGAAATGAAGGTGACAGCGTCAAGGCTGGCGACGTCCTAGCTCGCGTCAATGCGCAGGATTACGCTTTGCAGGTAGCCTCTTCGAATGCGGCGGTACAGCAGACGGCAGCCACTATGACCAAAGTGAACAACGGGGCTCGGGAACAAGAGGTCATTCAGGCTAGGCTGATGGTGGAAAAAGCAACGACGGCGTTTAAGAAGGTGCAGGATGATTTCAAGCGGGTCGAACAGCTGTATCAGGAAAAAGCGATTTCCAAAAGCGAGTTCGAAAACGCGCAGAACGGCCTGACATTGGCTGAGAAAGACCTGCAGAACGCACAGCAGTCTTATTCACTGGTGATGCAAGGTGCGCGTGCAGAAGATAGGGATCTGTCCCGTGCGAGCTACAATCAAGCTGTAGTGGCCAAGGAAGTGGCGGCAACCACGCTGGCAAAGGCTCAGCTGCGGGCGCCCATCAGTGGGACGATCATGGCAAAGCTGTCCTCGACCGGTACACTGGTCAGTCCCGGCACTCCCGTTTATCAGGTGGGGAACATCGATGTCTTGAAAGTGGTGCTGCCCGTGCCTGACCGCGAGATTTCCTCCTGGAAAGAAGGGGAGACTCTGTCCCTCGAGCTGTATGGACAAAAACGGGATGCCAAAGTCGTGAAAATCTTCCCTGGCACCAATCAAAGCACGGGAACAATCGGAGTCGAAGTGCAGCTGGCGAATCCGAAGCATGACTGGTTTGCGGGTCAGGTCGTGAAAGCGACTAAGACCATGAAGGGGCAGGAAGGCATTTACGTCCCGGTGGAAGCAGTCCTGAGCAGAGGAGTAAACGATGCGCACGTATTTGTGAATGCAGGTGGAAAAGCGGTCAAAGCAGCGGTAACGATCGGCCAATTGACCAATGATCGTCTGGAGATCAAAAGCGGTCTGAAAGTGGGAGATGAGCTGATCGTCAAAGGTGTGGATCGATTGTTTGACGGTGATCCCATCGAGGCTGCGGGAGGTACAAAACCGTGA
- a CDS encoding TetR/AcrR family transcriptional regulator, with the protein MDQPDIGPSQGGRGEEQETRERILAAASQLMAKKGYKGATTRKISQLAGVNEVTIFRHFKNKEAILEELLKGIVDIRQQLENDLHGDFSELKQMLLRYARGYYQMLVERKEILMICMIEADNHPEVIKLFSSLPMTAVEVLSNKLQEFQDQGHLPKGDACAAALMFVSTFFYSFMAKYRVNLSLNFQEEQLFEDATNILMNGITGNTHSHR; encoded by the coding sequence ATGGACCAGCCAGATATAGGACCTTCACAGGGAGGGAGAGGAGAAGAGCAGGAGACTCGTGAGCGCATTTTGGCTGCCGCCAGCCAGCTTATGGCCAAAAAAGGCTACAAGGGGGCAACGACCCGCAAGATTTCCCAATTGGCAGGCGTCAATGAGGTCACGATCTTCCGCCATTTTAAAAACAAGGAAGCGATTCTCGAGGAGCTGTTGAAGGGGATTGTAGATATCCGCCAGCAGCTGGAAAATGATCTGCACGGCGACTTTTCCGAGCTCAAGCAGATGCTCTTGCGCTACGCGCGAGGGTACTACCAGATGCTCGTTGAACGCAAGGAAATACTCATGATTTGCATGATCGAAGCAGACAATCACCCAGAGGTCATCAAACTGTTCAGCAGCCTTCCGATGACGGCAGTGGAGGTCTTGTCCAACAAGCTCCAGGAATTTCAGGACCAGGGGCATTTGCCCAAGGGAGATGCCTGCGCTGCGGCACTCATGTTTGTCTCCACCTTCTTTTATTCGTTTATGGCGAAATACCGTGTCAATCTCAGTCTCAATTTTCAGGAAGAGCAGTTATTTGAGGATGCAACCAACATCCTGATGAATGGAATTACGGGGAATACCCATTCACATCGCTAG
- a CDS encoding FAD-dependent oxidoreductase — MSEAPFHVIIIGGGIGGLCLAQGLKKAGVSVAVYERDRTAAARLQGYRIHINPNGSRALHACLPPHLYDAFLSTCGQASKRFGFYTEQMEELLSICRNESGGEPDPVQSHKSVSRMTLRQVLLAEMDNIVHFDKQFTCYRVGQEGKITAFFADGTSATGDMLVAADGGNSRVRQQFLPHAKRIDTGILIIAGKLLLTQETRRLLPVNLFDGPASVVAPNGLGMFVAVQEFVHDPKDVIYSIGGNSSEKQSSLLFENTKDHILWQFIARREKYPFQKDVTEADGCEMQKAVLTLIRDWDPRFQSLVRMADPSTITPLPIHSSVPIQPWETKTITLLGDAIHSMTPMRGIGANTALRDAELLCENVISAHRGEKPLLQAIRDYENKMVQYGFDAVRSSMKAARQATSENAVALAVMKSVFRLIQSLPPIKRLLFRNYGNA, encoded by the coding sequence ATGTCGGAAGCACCTTTTCATGTCATCATCATCGGGGGAGGGATCGGGGGGCTATGTCTTGCGCAGGGACTGAAAAAAGCAGGAGTCAGCGTAGCCGTTTACGAGCGGGATCGGACAGCTGCTGCACGGTTGCAAGGTTACCGGATCCATATCAATCCCAATGGAAGCCGCGCTTTGCATGCATGCTTACCCCCGCATTTATATGATGCATTCCTTTCGACCTGCGGGCAAGCATCAAAACGCTTTGGCTTTTATACCGAGCAGATGGAAGAATTGCTTTCCATTTGCCGTAATGAAAGCGGGGGAGAGCCTGATCCCGTCCAAAGCCATAAGTCGGTCAGTCGAATGACATTACGGCAGGTGCTGCTGGCTGAGATGGACAATATCGTGCATTTCGATAAGCAGTTTACATGCTACCGGGTAGGGCAGGAAGGGAAGATTACGGCTTTCTTTGCGGATGGCACGTCAGCCACGGGGGATATGCTGGTTGCAGCGGATGGCGGGAACTCGAGGGTACGACAACAGTTTCTTCCTCATGCCAAACGAATCGACACGGGAATTCTGATTATTGCAGGAAAGCTTCTTTTGACACAGGAAACACGGCGGCTGCTTCCGGTCAATCTTTTCGATGGACCGGCATCTGTTGTAGCACCGAATGGACTGGGGATGTTTGTCGCGGTTCAAGAGTTTGTGCACGACCCCAAAGATGTGATCTATTCCATCGGAGGAAACTCCTCTGAAAAACAGTCCTCTCTTTTGTTTGAAAATACCAAAGATCACATCCTGTGGCAGTTCATCGCTCGCCGGGAAAAATACCCGTTCCAGAAAGACGTGACAGAAGCGGATGGGTGCGAAATGCAGAAGGCGGTTTTGACACTGATCAGGGACTGGGATCCACGTTTTCAAAGCTTGGTTCGCATGGCTGATCCGAGTACGATCACTCCTTTGCCCATCCATTCTTCTGTTCCGATTCAACCATGGGAAACGAAAACGATTACGCTCCTGGGGGATGCCATCCACAGCATGACGCCGATGAGAGGGATTGGAGCCAATACGGCCTTGCGGGATGCGGAGCTTCTTTGCGAAAATGTCATTTCTGCGCATCGCGGAGAAAAGCCGCTTCTGCAAGCGATTCGCGACTACGAAAACAAGATGGTCCAATATGGATTTGATGCCGTTCGAAGTTCGATGAAAGCTGCACGGCAAGCCACCTCTGAAAATGCGGTAGCCTTAGCCGTGATGAAGAGCGTATTTCGGTTGATTCAGTCCCTTCCACCGATAAAGCGTTTGCTCTTCCGGAACTATGGAAATGCGTAA